One part of the Pseudemcibacter aquimaris genome encodes these proteins:
- a CDS encoding tetratricopeptide repeat protein, translating to MSDVRRLYQLGMGHFKSKKLFEAKECFEKANVIAPNDPKVSEILGYCYYLLGDFAKAKFQYENSIKNSPNGATSQQLGLYANLLLDINDEAGCEHFCKMILEKDPGYMPALKTLGDMYRAKHNQTDAIKCYGKIIEKTPNDYSTLTKLSGCYHSICLWDKAEGVDNRLIDFCEEIFETGMASPVDIHSALMFSENADFMKKIAVNLSNAYIEIQKKMGVELPQYSTV from the coding sequence ATGTCTGATGTTAGAAGGTTATATCAACTTGGTATGGGCCATTTTAAAAGTAAAAAACTGTTCGAGGCCAAAGAGTGTTTTGAAAAAGCCAATGTAATAGCCCCTAATGATCCAAAAGTATCAGAGATATTGGGATATTGTTATTATTTGCTCGGGGATTTTGCCAAGGCAAAATTTCAATACGAAAATTCAATAAAAAATTCTCCTAACGGCGCAACAAGTCAGCAGCTTGGTTTATATGCAAATTTATTGCTGGATATTAATGATGAAGCAGGGTGCGAACATTTTTGTAAAATGATCCTTGAAAAAGATCCTGGATATATGCCCGCTTTAAAAACTCTGGGGGATATGTACCGCGCAAAGCATAATCAGACAGATGCAATAAAATGTTATGGAAAAATCATTGAGAAAACACCGAATGATTATTCAACGCTAACGAAATTAAGCGGTTGTTATCATAGTATCTGTTTATGGGATAAAGCAGAAGGAGTCGATAACAGGCTGATCGATTTTTGCGAAGAAATATTTGAAACCGGAATGGCATCGCCCGTTGATATTCATTCGGCTTTAATGTTTTCAGAAAATGCTGATTTTATGAAGAAAATTGCGGTTAATCTTAGCAATGCGTATATTGAAATTCAGAAAAAAATGGGGGTGGAGTTACCACAATATTCCACGGTATAA
- a CDS encoding tetratricopeptide repeat protein — translation MNNVEELYQQGVELYRQQKFIEAKDIFLKASKLVPNDPQIARMLAVLLAQLGNFKEARIYFEISLKYSIEKPSLQFLNNYGLILRKTGDSKEAIKIFRQIIYRDKNSAEAWTNLGGCYNAFFQLNEAVKCFEKVREIVKDDPNILTRLSFSYHSLCMWDKAKEVDSKLVEISKSKMAIGEPSPLNVHSAFFLDIDGFLFKELAENRCFHMKKKQQASGIFLQQRPSRDNHGRIKVGYVSSALKRHATAFLVQDLFRHHDYDKFEVFIYALNVKGECPYYDKISSSGAHIYELSSKSELEVAEFIQSHEIDVLIDLDGEISRSQPGVFLLKPAPVQVTWLGTPVTSGAPWMDYILVDDVIVPIELENHYTEEILRMPNSFFFNSCTSLPLIESKKEDWNLPTDKFIFASFNISRKIDQTSFQAWCSILKGVENSVLWILVDDEMTLKNLRKEMKQQGVDADRLIIADRLSNEDHLSRLQHADLMLDCFVCNAHTTCVEALYAHLPVLTKIGETFISRVAASILSAGKLDSLITHTIDEFVERGIEIGNSAEELARLKNHLSENKNDLPVFDQRQWVKDWEQILQEITQNKGLC, via the coding sequence ATGAATAATGTTGAAGAATTATATCAACAGGGTGTTGAATTATATAGACAACAAAAATTTATAGAAGCAAAAGATATCTTCTTAAAGGCCAGTAAACTTGTGCCAAATGATCCGCAAATTGCTAGAATGCTTGCTGTTCTGTTAGCGCAGCTTGGCAATTTTAAAGAAGCGCGAATTTATTTTGAAATTTCCCTTAAATATTCAATAGAAAAACCGTCCCTTCAGTTTTTAAATAATTACGGTCTTATTTTAAGAAAAACAGGTGATAGCAAAGAGGCGATAAAAATATTCCGACAGATCATATATCGTGATAAAAATTCCGCAGAGGCGTGGACTAATCTAGGGGGGTGTTACAATGCATTTTTTCAATTAAATGAAGCGGTAAAATGTTTTGAAAAAGTTAGAGAAATTGTAAAAGATGACCCTAATATTTTAACCCGTCTTAGTTTCAGCTATCATAGTCTTTGTATGTGGGATAAGGCGAAAGAAGTTGATAGTAAGTTAGTTGAAATTTCGAAGTCTAAAATGGCGATAGGAGAACCTTCGCCGCTAAATGTCCATTCTGCATTCTTTTTAGATATTGATGGTTTTCTTTTTAAGGAATTAGCTGAAAATCGTTGTTTTCATATGAAAAAAAAACAACAAGCAAGTGGTATATTTCTACAACAAAGACCTAGTAGAGATAATCATGGTCGCATTAAAGTTGGTTATGTTTCATCAGCATTAAAAAGACATGCAACAGCGTTTTTGGTGCAAGATTTGTTCAGGCATCATGATTATGATAAATTTGAAGTCTTTATATACGCCCTAAATGTTAAAGGGGAATGTCCGTATTATGACAAGATTTCATCGTCCGGCGCGCATATTTATGAATTAAGTTCAAAAAGTGAATTGGAAGTTGCAGAATTTATCCAAAGTCATGAAATTGATGTATTGATTGATCTGGATGGTGAAATCAGCAGAAGCCAGCCGGGCGTGTTTTTATTGAAACCGGCGCCGGTTCAAGTTACTTGGCTGGGGACACCGGTGACATCTGGTGCGCCGTGGATGGATTATATATTGGTTGATGATGTGATCGTACCGATAGAGCTTGAAAATCATTATACTGAAGAAATACTTAGAATGCCAAATAGCTTTTTCTTTAATAGCTGTACATCCTTGCCATTAATAGAAAGCAAAAAAGAAGATTGGAATTTGCCAACCGATAAATTCATTTTCGCGAGTTTCAATATTAGCCGTAAAATTGATCAAACATCATTTCAAGCATGGTGTTCAATCTTAAAGGGTGTTGAAAATAGTGTTCTATGGATTCTTGTTGATGATGAAATGACGCTTAAAAATCTTCGTAAAGAAATGAAACAGCAGGGCGTGGATGCAGATAGGTTAATTATTGCGGATAGACTATCAAATGAAGATCATTTGTCACGATTGCAACATGCTGATTTGATGCTTGACTGTTTTGTTTGCAATGCACATACGACCTGTGTGGAGGCGCTTTATGCTCATCTTCCAGTGTTAACAAAAATTGGGGAAACATTTATTTCCCGGGTCGCAGCTAGTATTTTATCGGCCGGGAAACTGGATAGTTTGATTACCCATACTATTGATGAGTTTGTTGAAAGGGGTATTGAAATTGGCAATTCTGCAGAAGAATTGGCGCGACTTAAAAATCATTTAAGTGAAAATAAAAATGATTTGCCTGTATTTGACCAAAGACAATGGGTAAAAGATTGGGAACAAATATTACAAGAAATTACCCAAAATAAGGGTTTATGCTGA